In Oryza sativa Japonica Group chromosome 3, ASM3414082v1, one DNA window encodes the following:
- the LOC4332069 gene encoding protein DETOXIFICATION 42 isoform X1 translates to MAGLKKMEEVTAAAAAVAASSTAEKRAAAVVVPDAALTMNGAAGAEEKTAAAAAAPEDLPAPAALSGWPRRVGLYLFVMNIRSVFKLDELGSEVLRIAVPASLALAADPLASLVDTAFIGRLGSVEIAAVGVSIAIFNQVSKVCIYPLVSVTTSFVAEEDAIISKCIEENSSQDLEKASPVDSETNNLPVSGPDKVECVNSCIPTECTNPSDQGCKRKYIPSVTSAVIVGSFLGLLQAVFLVFSAKFVLNIMGVKNDSPMLRPAVRYLTIRSLGAPAVLLSLAMQGVFRGFKDTKTPLYATVVGDAANIILDPILMFVCHMGVTGAAVAHVISQYLITMILLCRLIRQVDVIPPSLKSLKFGRFLGCGFLLLARVVAVTFCVTLASSLAARHGPTIMAAFQICCQLWLATSLLADGLAVAGQAVLASAFAKNDKGKVVVATSRVLQLSIVLGMGLTVVLGVGMKFGAGIFTKDIDVIDVIHKGIPFVAGTQTINSLAFVFDGINFGASDYTYSAYSMVGVAAISIPCLVYLSAHNGFIGIWIALTIYMSLRTIASTWRMGAARGPWVFLRK, encoded by the exons ATGGCTGGTCTGAAGAAGATGGAGGAGGTcacagcagctgctgctgctgttgcagcGAGCAGTACGGCCGAGAAGCgtgcggccgccgtcgtcgtccccgaCGCGGCGCTGACGATGAACGGTGCCGCCGGCGCGGaggagaagacggcggcggctgcggcggcgccggaggatcTGCCGGCGCCAGCCGCATTGTCCGGCTGGCCGAGGAGGGTGGGGCTCTACCTCTTCGTCATGAACATCAG GAGCGTGTTCAAGCTTGACGAGCTCGGATCAGAGGTGTTGCGCATTGCCGTGCCGGCGTCGCTGGCTCTGGCGGCGGATCCGCTTGCTTCCTTGGTAGACACAGCGTTCATCGGCCGCTTAG GTTCGGTGGAGATAGCTGCTGTTGGTGTTTCAATTGCCATATTTAACCAAGTATCCAAAGTCTGTATTTACCCCCTTGTTAGCGTTACAACATCATTTGTGGCTGAAGAAGACGCTATCATCAGTAAATGTATAGAAGAAAACAGCAGCCAAGATCTGGAGAAAGCTTCTCCTGTGGATTCAGAAACCAACAATCTGCCTGTATCTG GTCCTGATAAGGTAGAATGTGTCAATTCATGTATTCCCACCGAGTGTACAAATCCCTCCGATCAAGGGTGCAAGAGAAAGTACATACCTTCTGTGACATCAGCAGTAATAGTTGGCTCATTTCTTGGGCTACTTCAGGCTGTCTTCCTGGTCTTTTCAGCAAAATTTGTATTGAATATCATGGGTGTCAAGAAT GATTCACCAATGCTAAGGCCTGCAGTTCGCTACCTAACAATCAGATCACTTGGTGCTCCCGCCGTATTACTGTCTCTGGCCATGCAGGGTGTTTTCCGTGGTTTCAAAGACACAAAGACACCATTGTATGCCACTG TGGTTGGAGATGCAGCAAACATCATACTAGACCCAATTTTGATGTTTGTTTGTCACATGGGTGTCACTGGCGCAGCAGTTGCCCATGTCATTTCTCA GTACCTGATAACGATGATACTGCTGTGTCGGCTCATCCGGCAAGTTGATGTTATCCCACCTAGCCTTAAATCCCTCAAATTTGGGCGGTTTCTTGGATGCG ggttCCTGCTGCTTGCAAGGGTTGTGGCAGTGACTTTCTGCGTCACGCTGGCGTCGTCGTTAGCCGCTCGCCATGGACCTACCATCATGGCGGCCTTCCAGATCTGCTGCCAGCTCTGGCTCGCCACATCTCTTCTTGCTGATGGACTTGCCGTCGCTGGGCAG GCAGTTCTTGCAAGCGCATTCGCCAAGAATGATAAAGGCAAGGTTGTTGTTGCGACATCTCGTGTACTACAG CTGAGCATTGTTCTTGGCATGGGTCTCACTGTTGTGCTTGGGGTTGGCATGAAGTTTGGGGCTGGAATTTTCACAAAGGACATCGACGTGATCGATGTCATTCACAAAGGCATTCCT TTTGTCGCTGGCACACAGACGATAAATTCACTAGCCTTCGTGTTCGATGGCATCAACTTCGGAGCATCAGACTACACATACTCAGCTTACTCCATG GTTGGTGTGGCTGCTATCTCCATACCCTGCCTAGTATACCTTTCTGCTCATAACGGATTCATCGGTATATGGATCGCATTAACGATCTACATGAGCCTGAGGACCATAGCTAGCACTTGGAG AATGGGGGCAGCAAGGGGGCCATGGGTGTTCCTCCGGAAGTGA